One genomic window of Mercenaria mercenaria strain notata chromosome 2, MADL_Memer_1, whole genome shotgun sequence includes the following:
- the LOC123562074 gene encoding uncharacterized protein LOC123562074 codes for MKQKLLQIREAQKAVITAQLKKIEDVKSSDVDMVEFDTILEAVEAKFKSLEGTNEKILAQTDGEDLLTEMTETDDYMLSVKIQIKSLQAFKNNRKSSTPSIKAATTASIDVQPTRSSIQPTGFSFHPSEFRVQSAEGIRSTELYPTDVCPGEPFSNASAQSQSIATDRVQYTCQPVSYASVNSTNSSIFHRLPKLTLPTFNGDTLRWQTFWDSFESTIHLNYNLTDVQKFSYLQSQLESEAANTIEGFTLTNANYARAIDLLKERYGRRQKTTHVTMQALLQLPAPTNSIHTLRSFYDKMESYIRSLESNGQYQDTYGNLLVPIILDKLPGEVRRNLAREHGDGDWQLLDLRKAISREINILDAGGPISHQPEVDMYGSTSSFYTGTKTKRTAPVSSNPMIPPKRSHRNPVKCAFCQESHSSIDCTKYPDVASRLAVVKKNRLCFNCLGSHMMSRCKSPRTCQKCHKKHHTSICQPENAPQPSRPTQTHSDPKAPAQASYPQPKVTMHASSTQKSLSGVLLKTAIAPICSRENHSLDATILFDERSQRSYITQSLAQELQLPRETIESICLSAFGGRSDGVQHLDTTTVYLITDSKQKIPIKTIIVPTIANPITNHLKDSTVNLSYLRGLKLAHPVSSDSCFNISLLIGADFYWDIVEDEVRRGDDEIHSQEKFWKLESTGIADSTDDEKITDYLENYQQNAIQYSNGRYTEQLTWKQDHPPLPTNYQISKRRTENTIRRLSAEPEILQKYGEIIAEQERRGFIEKVDEDSQTTRVHYIPHNPVKKDSSTTPIRIVYDCSCRKSRDEPSLNDCLESTPTILNDLTSLLTRSRYNRYAVTTDIEKAFLHVGLHESDRDVTRFLWLQNSNDPCSPLIIYRFKVVLFGATCSPFMLNATLLKHLRLNPRLKAATIIERDLYVDNVVSIFTNELDLLNYFWESRTLMSNAGMNLRSWTSNSDNLRHTASTVGVPDSDEFTKVLGLRWNPTSDMLSFSPRVIPQLNKVTKRAVLKYTSRIYDPLGLLSPVTIRTKIILQDLWKKSYDWDVPLPEDIQHIWHTLSLDLNSAQTMTFPRLLLPTASSGVDRTSGQLHVFVDASMASYGAAAYICYSTDARLAMAKNRVAPLKKLTLPQLELMAALIGARLGSHLQKSLMVTDITYWSDSQIVLH; via the exons ATGAAGCAGAAACTACTCCAGATACGAGAGGCACAGAAAGCCGTCATTACTGCCCAGCTGAAAAAGATTGAAGATGTAAAAAGTAGCGATGTCGACATGGTGGAATTCGACACGATTCTTGAGGCAGTAGAGGCTAAGTTCAAGTCACTGGAAGGTACTAATGAAAAGATACTAGCGCAAACTGATGGCGAAGATTTACTAACTGAGATGACTGAGACCGATGATTACATGCTGAGCGTAAAAATTCAGATCAAAAGTCTTCAAGCTTTTAAGAACAACCGCAAATCTTCCACACCATCTATCAAAGCCGCAACTACCGCCAGTATTGATGTCCAGCCTACCAGGTCCAGTATCCAACCTACAGGGTTCAGTTTCCATCCTTCAGAGTTCCGTGTCCAGTCTGCGGAGGGTATCCGGTCTACAGAGTTGTATCCCACTGACGTCTGCCCTGGAGAACCATTCAGCAACGCAAGCGCTCAGTCACAGAGTATAGCCACAGACAGAGTACAGTATACATGCCAACCTGTAAGTTATGCTTCTGTTAATTCTACAAACTCGTCCATTTTCCATAGACTACCGAAACTTACGCTCCCTACTTTCAACGGGGATACTTTACGTTGGCAAACGTTCTGGGACTCATTCGAATCCACCATACATCTAAATTATAATCTAACTGATGTGCAAAAGTTCAGCTACTTGCAATCTCAGCTTGAATCTGAAGCAGCCAATACCATTGAAGGTTTTACGCTGACCAATGCAAATTATGCTCGAGCGATAGATTTACTGAAAGAAAGGTATGGTCGCCGACAAAAAACTACCCACGTCACTATGCAAGCCCTTCTTCAGCTTCCAGCCCCGACAAATAGTATCCATACCTTGCGCAGTTTCTACGATAAAATGGAATCGTATATCCGTAGTCTAGAATCCAATGGTCAGTATCAGGACACGTACGGCAACTTACTAGTTCCCATAATATTAGATAAGTTACCAGGAGAAGTACGACGTAACCTAGCCCGAGAGCACGGCGACGGTGACTGGCAGTTACTAGATCTACGCAAGGCAATATCCAGGGAAATAAACATATTAGATGCAGGCGGTCCTATAAGTCATCAGCCGGAAGTAGACATGTATGGATCAACATCTTCGTTTTATACAGGTACAAAGACGAAACGAACTGCGCCAGTTTCTTCCAACCCCATGATTCCCCCTAAAAGATCACACAGAAACCCAGTAAAGTGTGCCTTCTGTCAGGAATCACACAGTTCCATAGATTGTACCAAGTACCCTGACGTCGCATCCAGACTAGCCGTCGTAAAAAAGAATCGACTATGCTTCAACTGCCTTGGTTCACACATGATGTCCAGATGCAAGTCACCTCGTACATGTCAGAAGTGCCACAAGAAGCATCACACAAGTATTTGCCAGCCAGAAAACGCCCCACAACCTAGTAGACCTACACAGACTCACAGTGACCCAAAGGCACCAGCTCAAGCGTCCTATCCCCAACCGAAAGTTACGATGCACGCATCATCAACCCAAAAATCCCTATCCGGAGTTTTACTGAAGACAGCCATCGCCCCTATATGTTCCAGAGAAAACCATTCATTAGACGCTACTATCCTATTTGATGAAAGATCACAACGATCGTACATAACACAGTCGTTAGCGCAAGAATTACAACTGCCAAGGGAGACAATCGAGTCAATTTGTTTGTCGGCATTTGGAGGGAGGAGTGACGGAGTTCAGCACCTTGATACCACCACGGTCTACCTGATAACAGATTCTAAGCAAAAGATCCCTATCAAAACTATTATTGTCCCGACCATAGCAAATCCCATTACTAATCACCTGAAAGATTCCACGGTTAATTTATCATACTTACGTGGTCTTAAGTTAGCCCATCCAGTGAGCAGTGACAGTTGTTTTAACATATCCCTACTCATCGGCGCTGATTTTTACTGGGATATTGTTGAAGATGAGGTACGACGTGGAGATG ATGAAATCCACAGCCAAGAGAAATTCTGGAAGCTAGAGAGCACGGGTATCGCCGATAGTACCGATGACGAGAAGATCACAGACTACCTTGAGAATTATCAGCAGAATGCCATTCAGTATAGCAATGGGAGATACACTGAACAGTTAACATGGAAACAAGACCATCCTCCACTTCCCACAAACTACCAAATTAGCAAACGCAGAACCGAGAACACTATCAGGCGACTAAGTGCAGAGCCAGAGATACTGCAGAAGTATGGCGAGATCATCGCAGAACAGGAAAGAAGAGGCTTTATAGAGAAAGTTGACGAAGATTCCCAGACAACAAGAGTGCACTACATACCCCATAACCCAGTGAAAAAGGATTCCTCTACCACCCCTATCAGAATTGTGTATGATTGCAGCTGCCGAAAATCCCGTGATGAGCCGTCCCTGAATGATTGCCTAGAATCAACCCCGACAATCCTGAACGATTTGACTTCCCTTCTAACCCGATCCCGGTACAACAGATACGCAGTTACTACAGACATTGAAAAGGCATTTCTTCACGTGGGCCTGCACGAGAGTGACAGAGATGTTACGAGATTCCTATGGCTACAGAACTCTAACGATCCCTGCAGTCCCTTGATTATCTATCGCTTTAAAGTTGTGCTATTCGGCGCTACATGTTCGCCATTCATGCTGAATGCGACCCTCCTAAAGCATCTGCGTTTGAACCCGAGACTCAAAGCAGCTACCATTATAGAGCGAGACCTCTACGTAGACAACGTAGTATCCATCTTTACAAATGAATTGGACCTCTTGAACTACTTCTGGGAATCCAGAACACTGATGTCCAACGCCGGAATGAATCTACGTTCCTGGACCTCTAACAGTGACAATTTACGTCATACCGCAAGTACCGTCGGCGTACCCGATAGTGATGAGTTTACCAAGGTCCTAGGCTTACGTTGGAATCCCACTAGTGACATGCTGTCATTTTCCCCAAGAGTTATTCCCCAACTAAACAAAGTGACAAAGAGAGCAGTCTTGAAGTATACATCCAGAATTTATGACCCACTAGGCCTGCTTAGCCCTGTAACCATCAGAACCAAGATTATACTACAAGATCTATGGAAGAAGAGTTATGACTGGGATGTCCCGTTACCAGAAGATATACAGCACATATGGCATACCCTTAGCCTCGATTTGAATTCCGCACAAACCATGACCTTCCCCAGATTACTGCTGCCTACCGCTAGTTCCGGAGTTGACAGGACCTCTGGGCAGTTACACGTGTTTGTAGACGCCAGTATGGCATCATATGGAGCCGCAGCGTACATCTGCTATAGCACCGACGCACGACTTGCCATGGCGAAGAATCGAGTGGCACCCCTCAAGAAACTCACACTACCACAACTAGAATTGATGGCTGCCTTGATTGGCGCAAGACTAGGTTCCCATCTACAGAAGTCGCTCATGGTCACAGACATTACATATTGGTCCGACAGCCAGATCGTCCTACACTGA
- the LOC128548429 gene encoding G-protein coupled receptor GRL101-like, whose translation MCPNNCTCDGYTAHCSGQSYNVFNFLSSSIRILDASHCSGLNGTLDIQMSFFFLIELNSSYSNIELISKESFSHTKNLLRLDLSYNLLTIIQSNLFKNLKYLRMLHLLGNRLISVIEPTAFNGLTLKEITLSYMTLNVILKESFGGLNLTKLDLSHSLIETVEDFAFERLIVNELDITFNPIKNFGKAMFNGLVGLQKLKTPQYKFCCIRPIYLEEKNCFPHRDEFSSCGDLMRRTSLQFFLWIISILAISGNIFSIAFRIFFDEKRLKMVYGIFVTNLAVADLLMGMYMLIIAIADRVYRGRYIEEDEYWRRSAWCTLAGVLSTVSSEASVLFICLITVDRLLVIKYPFGSVRISKNLAKMMALSCWIVCFLVAILPIVQSSYFGDQFYSKSGVCLALPLTKDRSTGWLYSISVFIGFNFITFIMIALGQTMIYYEVRHQSSVMKKKSSARRNDLKVARNLLLLVTTDFACWFPIGCMGMLSLNGHTIPGEVYAWTAVLVLPINSAINPFLYTIMAIISSKKFSPSINEQQSIPEYVKGQRKGFRKACYGIWFPDPKLEFDVVNPKSDAVLKLKPDDLLWIFLDVFKSLHLHHIHGMCYKDISAEHVLVYIPSNRKYGGVRIGQKPVGFSRNTETKQDINMVGEILKPLVKC comes from the exons ATGTGTCCGAATAATTGTACATGTGACGGTTATACAGCTCATTGTTCAGGCCAGTCGTATAACGTCTTTAACTTCTTGTCAAGTTCCATACGCATTTTGGATGCAAGTCATTGCTCTGGACTGAACGGAACGCTAGATATACAAATgagttttttctttttgatagaACTAAATAGTTCATATTCAAATATAGAATTAATCTCAAAGGAATCATTTTCGCACACCAAAAATCTATTGAGGTTAGATTTAAGTTATAATTTACTTACTATTATCCAATCTAATCTTTtcaagaatttaaaatatttgaggATGTTGCATCTTCTGGGAAACAGGTTGATATCTGTGATTGAGCCAACTGCTTTTAATGGCCTGACATTAAAAGAAATAACTCTTTCTTACATGACATTAAACGTTATTCTTAAAGAAAGCTTTGGTGGATTAAACCTTACAAAATTAGATTTGTCACATAGTTTAATCGAAACAGTGGAAGACTTTGCTTTTGAGCGTTTGATAGTTAATGAGCTGGATATAACCTTTAATCCAATCAAAAACTTTGGTAAAGCAATGTTCAATGGTTTGGTAGGCTTACAGAAACTAAAAACACCACAGTACAAATTCTGTTGTATTCGTCCAATTTATCTGGAAGAGAAAAACTGTTTTCCACACAGAGATGAATTTTCGTCTTGCGGAGATTTGATGAGGCGAACTTCACTTCAATTCTTTCTTTGGATCATCAGCATACTGGCTATTTCTGGAAATATCTTCTCCATTGCGTTTCGAATTTTTTTTGACGAAAAACGTCTGAAAATGGTGTATGGAATATTTGTGACGAATCTTGCTGTTGCTGATTTATTAATGGGAATGTATATGCTAATAATTGCCATTGCTGACAGAGTGTACCGCGGTAG atATATTGAAGAAGATGAGTATTGGAGAAGAAGCGCTTGGTGCACCCTTGCAGGAGTATTATCTACCGTGTCGTCTGAAGCTAGTGTGCTATTTATCTGTCTGATTACTGTAGACAGACTTCTTGTTATTAAATACCCCTTTGGATCAGTACGAATTTCAAAAAATCTTGCTAAAATGATGGCCCTGTCTTGCTGGattgtttgttttcttgttgCAATTTTACCAATTGTTCAGTCAAGTTATTTCGGAGATCAGTTCTACTCGAAATCCGGCGTGTGCCTAGCTTTACCACTTACAAAAGATCGGTCTACCGGATGGTTGTACTCCATTTCTGTTTTTATTGGGTTCAATTTCATAACATTTATTATGATAGCACTTGGCCAAACAATGATCTACTATGAAGTTCGGCATCAGTCATCAGTGATGAAAAAGAAAAGCTCTGCCAGACGGAATGATCTGAAAGTTGCCAGGAACTTGTTACTTCTTGTCACGACAGATTTTGCTTGTTGGTTTCCGATTGGATGCATGG GTATGCTGTCTTTGAATGGACATACCATACCTGGTGAGGTATATGCATGGACTGCAGTTTTAGTACTACCGATTAATTCTGCCATTAACCCGTTCTTGTATACAATAATGGCTATAATAAGTAGCAAG AAATTCAGTCCAAGCATAAACGAACAACAAAGTATACCGGAGTATGTAAAAG GACAGAGAAAGGGTTTTCGGAAAGCATGTTACGGCATATGGTTTCCAGATCCTAAACTCGAATTTGATGTCGTCAATCCAAAGAGCGATGCTGTCCTAAAATTGAAGCCTGACGACCTACTCTGGATTTTTCTTGATGTTTTTAAAAGCCTGCATTTACATCACATACACGGGATGTGTTACAAAGACATTAGTGCCGAACACGTGCTTGTATACATACCATCAAACAGg AAATATGGAGGAGTCAGAATCGGGCAAAAACCTGTTGGATTTTCCAGAAATACTGAAACAAAACAAGACATTAATATGGTCGGTGAAATACTGAAGCCATTGGTGAAATGCTAA